One window from the genome of Streptomyces sp. NBC_00708 encodes:
- a CDS encoding VWA domain-containing protein — protein MAASAPPPAGLAFSVSVDVRRDQQPHHDSRIDAHIRVGATGTGPRDLRPAVELAVVIALDVAPAHLRAAATALAAALRALPEGLSFAVLGGTDGTGDGSPARCYPLRGDWALAGTDEKRRAAFSAGRVAPTPDGRPRPGYGAWLAAARALFAQRPLPVRHLILVTDGGGHDPAGEPDREDSALTAAIAACEGAFGVDVLALGRDWDPAPLLALTEGLHGTADTAPDRFAPAVTGVLRRLRRVRSPELPVTVTGRPTVTGVALSESLPRQHSLVPVTSPDHPHRYDFATHQWEPGARDYLLSLRADASADPLGVLLQLATVSVGGATAPLVVRWLPPGVAVGAGGTGGGGGTLDAMNAATRMRTALDRGYAALDPMSRDEAERQFGLAVRLAHEIGAAWVLDDVRKVADIVDGAGGLVRVGPTVDRGTVREGRLHVASGHLLDLPAHTAGPPVKCPGCRHLAGQGARYCIACGRSL, from the coding sequence ATGGCCGCTTCCGCCCCGCCGCCGGCCGGGCTCGCCTTCTCCGTGTCCGTCGACGTCCGGCGCGACCAGCAGCCGCACCACGACAGCCGGATCGACGCCCATATCCGGGTCGGGGCCACCGGCACCGGGCCGCGCGACCTGCGTCCCGCCGTCGAACTCGCCGTCGTCATCGCCCTGGACGTCGCCCCCGCGCACCTCCGCGCCGCCGCCACCGCGCTCGCCGCCGCCCTGCGCGCGCTGCCCGAGGGGCTGTCCTTCGCCGTCCTCGGCGGCACGGACGGCACGGGCGACGGGAGCCCCGCCCGGTGCTACCCGCTGCGCGGGGACTGGGCGCTCGCCGGTACCGACGAGAAGCGCCGCGCCGCCTTCAGCGCGGGCCGCGTCGCACCCACCCCCGACGGCCGGCCGCGCCCCGGCTACGGGGCCTGGCTCGCCGCCGCCCGCGCGCTCTTCGCCCAACGCCCCCTGCCCGTACGCCACCTGATCCTCGTCACCGACGGCGGCGGCCACGACCCGGCCGGCGAACCCGACCGGGAGGACAGCGCGCTGACGGCCGCGATCGCCGCCTGCGAAGGGGCGTTCGGCGTGGACGTGCTGGCACTCGGCCGGGACTGGGACCCGGCCCCGCTGCTCGCGCTCACCGAGGGCCTGCACGGCACGGCCGACACCGCACCCGACCGGTTCGCCCCGGCCGTCACCGGGGTGCTGCGGCGGCTGCGCCGGGTCCGCAGCCCCGAACTGCCCGTCACCGTCACCGGCCGCCCCACGGTGACCGGGGTCGCGCTCAGCGAGAGCCTGCCCCGGCAGCACTCCCTCGTACCGGTGACCTCCCCGGACCATCCGCACCGCTACGACTTCGCCACCCACCAGTGGGAGCCGGGCGCCCGCGACTACCTGCTCAGCCTGCGGGCCGACGCGAGCGCCGACCCGCTCGGGGTCCTGCTCCAGCTCGCCACGGTGTCCGTCGGCGGCGCCACCGCCCCGCTCGTGGTCCGCTGGCTGCCGCCCGGCGTCGCCGTCGGCGCGGGCGGCACCGGCGGCGGGGGCGGCACGCTCGACGCGATGAACGCCGCCACCCGGATGCGGACCGCCCTCGACCGGGGCTACGCCGCCCTGGACCCGATGAGCCGCGACGAGGCCGAGCGGCAGTTCGGCCTCGCGGTCCGCCTCGCCCACGAGATCGGCGCCGCCTGGGTCCTGGACGACGTCCGCAAGGTGGCCGACATCGTCGACGGGGCCGGGGGCCTGGTCCGGGTCGGCCCCACCGTCGACCGGGGGACCGTGCGAGAGGGCCGGCTGCACGTCGCGTCCGGCCACCTGCTCGACCTGCCCGCGCACACCGCGGGGCCGCCGGTGAAGTGCCCCGGCTGCCGCCACCTCGCCGGGCAGGGCGCCCGGTACTGCATCGCCTGCGGGAGGAGCCTGTGA
- a CDS encoding endo-alpha-N-acetylgalactosaminidase family protein gives MSPSRIPVGVAAAASAAVLALVGAALPAVAAAPSPAASVPAGSPVLSSAQLAVAVAADFPRVLTYTDRASGKQLTGSTRPVTAVTLNGTAHPVKLKAAPKVTRSSARYTLAFTDLPGVEIDATLSVSGRATTFKVTAVRDTAAFRVGTIDIPGHDLVSVASTDAGAATAFTKLDTDSTKTADVFARVTDATPAESAPSGATYAIVNTGSLAAAVESNSSYDKPSGATGGDDARFWHQARKEDDGSTRVAVWSGQWTYRGEGAPKPESGDGLPWAKVVVTPDANGDRTVDWQDGAVAFRSIGVVAPGSEDTADRVITHIPFNFASQATHPFLRTLDDVKRISLSTDGLGQLALLKGYASEGHDSAHPDYGGDYNKRAGGLKDLNALLKDGKKWGATFGVHVNATEAYPEAKAFDEQLVDKTKPGWNWLGQSYYIDQRRDINSGDLAKRFQQLRDETGSNLSMLYIDVYYTHGWIADKTVQALQKQGWNVSSEWADKFERASLWSHWANDLDYGGATNKGLNSKIVRFIRNSEKDVWNNDPVLGQSAIDEFEGWTGETDWNSFYANIWQRDLPAKYLQQQKITRWDGNDITFTGGITGAVEDGKRTFYDHGRKVLSGTDYLLPWDGGKKLYHYSRKGGTSSWAVPSKGTYTVYRLTDNGRVKTGTVRPVDGRITLTAEAGQPYVLYPDRAPKAADPKWGEDTLVADPGFNDGRLGDWTRTGTAVRDTDAQGRNSAKLSGSGTAALSQRIGGLKPGARYTASALIEVEPGKTRHTTLSAGGKSVAVDRSTAKDYVAASDWHGTYFQRAKVNFTAPANGRTTLRIEAADGSTATVRADDVRLVANAPATKKGTVVHEDFEDVDQGWGPFLKGDAGGSTDPRTVISQLHAPYTQAGWNGKLVDDVIGGKESLKAHEENTGLVYRTAPWTVPMTDGHRYKVAYDYQSSHAGAYEWVDGYDRITANGKPASVETRTTAIGAQHTTGHFTETVTAGCGDTWTGLRKRGDAPEGADFVLDGFTVTDLGEAPAGERAACGTLTVAPAAETLEPGTANTVKASFTNYESTAATGVTVNLALPEGWKAEPAGAVTFDSVAPGAKATASWQVTPPVDAEYRTYALTSEATYTTGDGQRKLGAQTSVRTLPPPPTQDSWASDLDWTATTNGWGPVERDLSNGETGTGDGSALTIGGTVYEKGLGSHAPASIRYYLGGQCTSFTAEVGVDDVQKTAGSVQFSVKADGTEKVKSPVLRASDTAWSLTADVTGAKYVELIAGDGGDGNGNDHADWGSARFHCGG, from the coding sequence ATGTCACCAAGCCGTATCCCGGTGGGCGTCGCAGCCGCCGCCTCAGCAGCCGTCCTGGCCCTGGTGGGAGCCGCCCTCCCCGCCGTCGCCGCCGCCCCCTCGCCCGCTGCCTCCGTACCGGCGGGCAGCCCGGTCCTCTCCTCCGCGCAGCTCGCGGTCGCCGTCGCCGCCGACTTCCCGCGCGTCCTCACGTACACCGACCGCGCCTCCGGCAAGCAGCTGACCGGCTCCACCCGGCCGGTCACCGCCGTCACCCTGAACGGCACCGCGCACCCGGTGAAGCTCAAGGCCGCCCCGAAGGTCACCCGCTCGTCCGCCCGCTACACGCTGGCCTTCACGGACCTGCCCGGCGTCGAGATCGACGCCACGCTCTCGGTGTCCGGGCGCGCCACCACCTTCAAGGTCACCGCCGTCCGCGACACCGCCGCGTTCCGCGTGGGCACGATCGACATACCCGGCCACGACCTGGTCTCCGTGGCGAGCACCGACGCCGGCGCCGCGACCGCCTTCACCAAGCTGGACACCGACTCCACGAAGACCGCCGACGTCTTCGCGCGGGTCACCGACGCCACCCCCGCCGAGTCCGCGCCCTCCGGCGCCACCTACGCGATCGTCAACACCGGCTCCCTCGCGGCGGCCGTCGAGTCCAACTCCTCGTACGACAAGCCCTCCGGCGCCACCGGCGGCGACGACGCCCGCTTCTGGCACCAGGCCCGCAAGGAGGACGACGGCTCCACCCGGGTCGCCGTCTGGTCCGGCCAGTGGACCTACCGGGGCGAGGGCGCGCCGAAGCCGGAGAGCGGCGACGGCCTGCCCTGGGCCAAGGTCGTCGTCACGCCCGACGCCAACGGCGACCGGACCGTCGACTGGCAGGACGGCGCCGTCGCGTTCCGCTCGATCGGCGTGGTCGCGCCGGGCAGCGAGGACACCGCGGACCGGGTCATCACCCATATCCCGTTCAACTTCGCCAGTCAGGCCACGCACCCCTTCCTGCGCACCCTGGACGACGTCAAGCGGATCTCGCTGTCCACGGACGGCCTCGGCCAGCTCGCGCTCCTCAAGGGGTACGCATCCGAGGGCCACGACTCCGCCCACCCCGACTACGGCGGCGACTACAACAAGCGCGCCGGCGGGCTCAAGGACCTGAACGCCCTGCTGAAGGACGGCAAGAAGTGGGGCGCCACCTTCGGCGTCCACGTCAACGCCACGGAGGCGTACCCGGAGGCGAAGGCGTTCGACGAGCAGCTCGTCGACAAGACCAAGCCCGGCTGGAACTGGCTGGGCCAGAGCTACTACATCGACCAGCGCCGCGACATCAACAGCGGCGACCTCGCCAAGCGCTTCCAGCAGCTGCGCGACGAGACCGGCTCCAACCTGTCGATGCTCTACATCGACGTGTACTACACACACGGCTGGATCGCCGACAAGACCGTCCAGGCCCTCCAGAAGCAGGGCTGGAACGTCTCCAGCGAGTGGGCCGACAAGTTCGAGCGGGCCTCGCTCTGGTCGCACTGGGCCAATGACCTCGACTACGGCGGCGCCACCAACAAGGGCCTCAACTCGAAGATCGTCCGGTTCATCCGCAACAGCGAGAAGGACGTCTGGAACAACGACCCGGTCCTCGGCCAGAGCGCCATCGACGAGTTCGAGGGCTGGACCGGCGAGACCGACTGGAACAGCTTCTACGCCAACATCTGGCAGCGCGACCTGCCCGCCAAGTACCTCCAGCAGCAGAAAATCACCCGCTGGGACGGCAACGACATCACCTTCACCGGCGGGATCACCGGCGCGGTCGAGGACGGCAAACGGACGTTCTACGACCACGGCCGCAAGGTCCTCAGCGGCACCGACTACCTGCTCCCGTGGGACGGCGGCAAGAAGCTGTACCACTACAGCCGGAAGGGCGGTACGAGCAGTTGGGCGGTGCCCTCGAAGGGCACGTACACGGTCTACCGGCTCACCGACAACGGCCGCGTGAAGACCGGCACGGTCCGGCCCGTGGACGGCCGGATCACGCTGACGGCCGAGGCCGGACAGCCGTACGTCCTCTACCCGGACCGGGCTCCGAAGGCCGCCGACCCGAAGTGGGGCGAGGACACCCTCGTCGCCGACCCCGGCTTCAACGACGGCCGCCTCGGCGACTGGACGAGGACCGGCACCGCCGTCCGCGACACCGACGCCCAGGGCCGCAACAGCGCGAAGCTCTCCGGCAGCGGCACCGCCGCGCTCTCCCAGCGCATCGGCGGCCTGAAGCCCGGCGCCCGCTACACCGCCTCCGCGCTCATCGAGGTCGAGCCCGGAAAGACCCGGCACACCACGCTCTCGGCGGGCGGGAAGTCCGTCGCCGTGGACCGCTCCACCGCCAAGGACTACGTCGCGGCGTCCGACTGGCACGGCACCTACTTCCAGCGCGCCAAGGTCAACTTCACGGCCCCGGCCAACGGCCGCACCACCCTGCGCATCGAGGCGGCGGACGGCAGCACGGCCACCGTCCGCGCGGACGACGTCCGCCTCGTCGCCAACGCCCCCGCCACGAAGAAGGGCACCGTCGTCCACGAGGACTTCGAGGACGTCGACCAGGGCTGGGGCCCCTTCCTGAAGGGCGACGCCGGCGGCTCCACCGACCCCCGCACCGTCATCTCCCAGCTGCACGCCCCGTACACCCAGGCCGGCTGGAACGGGAAGCTCGTCGACGACGTGATCGGCGGCAAGGAGTCCCTCAAGGCCCACGAGGAGAACACCGGCCTCGTCTACCGCACGGCCCCCTGGACCGTGCCGATGACGGACGGCCACCGCTACAAGGTCGCGTACGACTACCAGTCCAGCCACGCCGGGGCCTACGAGTGGGTCGACGGCTACGACCGGATCACCGCCAACGGCAAGCCCGCCTCGGTCGAGACCCGGACCACCGCCATCGGCGCCCAGCACACCACCGGCCACTTCACCGAGACCGTCACGGCGGGCTGCGGCGACACCTGGACCGGGCTGCGCAAGCGCGGCGACGCCCCGGAGGGCGCCGACTTCGTGCTCGACGGCTTCACCGTGACCGACCTGGGCGAGGCCCCCGCCGGTGAACGGGCCGCCTGCGGCACGCTCACGGTCGCCCCGGCCGCCGAGACCCTGGAGCCCGGCACCGCCAACACCGTGAAGGCGAGCTTCACCAACTACGAGTCCACCGCCGCCACCGGCGTCACGGTGAACCTGGCCCTCCCCGAGGGCTGGAAGGCCGAACCCGCCGGGGCCGTCACCTTCGACTCGGTCGCGCCCGGCGCCAAGGCCACCGCGAGCTGGCAGGTCACCCCGCCGGTGGACGCCGAGTACCGCACGTACGCCCTCACCTCCGAGGCCACGTACACGACCGGCGACGGGCAGCGGAAGCTCGGCGCGCAGACCTCCGTACGCACCCTGCCGCCGCCGCCCACCCAGGACAGCTGGGCCAGCGACCTCGACTGGACGGCCACCACCAACGGCTGGGGACCGGTCGAGCGCGACCTGTCCAACGGCGAGACCGGCACCGGCGACGGCAGCGCCCTCACCATCGGCGGCACGGTCTACGAGAAGGGCCTCGGCAGCCACGCCCCGGCCTCCATCCGCTACTACCTCGGCGGACAGTGCACCTCCTTCACCGCCGAGGTCGGCGTGGACGACGTCCAGAAGACGGCCGGCAGCGTGCAGTTCTCCGTGAAGGCGGACGGCACCGAGAAGGTGAAGTCGCCGGTCCTCCGGGCGTCCGACACCGCCTGGTCGCTCACGGCCGACGTCACCGGCGCCAAGTACGTCGAGCTGATCGCCGGAGACGGCGGCGACGGCAACGGCAACGACCACGCCGACTGGGGCAGCGCCCGCTTCCACTGCGGCGGCTGA
- a CDS encoding carbohydrate ABC transporter substrate-binding protein produces MRPPPRALLLVLVLLLTASGCGLAAPGGSGTEPKVTILGPWTDAQERRFKDVLDGFGIPYTYQGTAATREVLLAEVQAGNPPDIAILPGVGELVEYAAEGRLKSLTGLYDPGEYGSPWLPEAEGMKKDLWVPLKVDLKSIVWHRRGEAPRPRPAPLDAWCTAMGDDGSSGWPGSDWIEDLILQQAGPVQYARWATGHLDWTAGHVLTAWTTWAGLLAQGSRARRQAILEDDHRGPAGGHGLLFGGGCALEHQGSFARSFYGDHRDRADLTDSAPLLPGGPYTVKAHEVSADFAALFGDGDRARTLIRRLTSEKAQEEWGRTGGVFSADSEVPARTGEADRAIGGRLTDQRVPLCLDASDVMPAAVRDAFYEAVLLTVAHPREPVLPRLKDIQKVQDAQPDTVRRLTGVCGRPQ; encoded by the coding sequence ATGAGACCGCCGCCCCGGGCGCTCCTGCTCGTCCTCGTCCTGCTCCTGACCGCGTCGGGCTGCGGCCTCGCGGCGCCCGGAGGCAGCGGCACCGAACCGAAGGTGACGATCCTGGGACCCTGGACCGACGCACAGGAACGCCGGTTCAAGGACGTCCTCGACGGCTTCGGTATCCCGTACACCTACCAGGGCACCGCGGCCACCCGCGAGGTGCTGCTCGCCGAGGTCCAGGCCGGCAACCCGCCGGACATCGCGATCCTGCCCGGCGTCGGCGAACTCGTCGAGTACGCCGCCGAGGGCCGGCTCAAGTCGCTGACCGGCCTCTACGATCCCGGCGAGTACGGCAGCCCCTGGCTGCCGGAGGCGGAGGGCATGAAGAAGGACCTGTGGGTCCCGCTCAAGGTCGACCTCAAGTCCATCGTCTGGCACCGCCGGGGCGAGGCCCCGCGGCCCCGCCCGGCCCCGCTCGACGCCTGGTGCACCGCCATGGGCGACGACGGCTCGTCCGGCTGGCCCGGCAGCGACTGGATCGAGGACCTCATCCTCCAGCAGGCCGGCCCGGTGCAGTACGCGCGCTGGGCGACCGGTCACCTGGACTGGACGGCCGGCCACGTCCTCACCGCCTGGACCACCTGGGCGGGCCTGCTCGCCCAGGGCTCGCGCGCCCGGCGCCAGGCGATCCTGGAGGACGACCACCGGGGCCCGGCCGGCGGCCACGGGCTGCTCTTCGGCGGCGGCTGCGCCCTGGAGCACCAGGGCTCCTTCGCCCGCTCCTTCTACGGGGACCACCGGGACCGGGCCGACCTCACCGACTCGGCGCCGTTGCTGCCCGGGGGCCCGTACACCGTGAAGGCCCACGAGGTCTCGGCCGACTTCGCCGCGCTCTTCGGGGACGGCGACCGGGCGCGTACGCTGATCCGGCGGCTCACGTCAGAGAAGGCCCAGGAGGAGTGGGGCCGCACGGGCGGGGTGTTCTCGGCCGATTCCGAGGTCCCGGCCCGGACGGGCGAGGCCGACCGGGCCATCGGCGGCCGCCTCACGGATCAGCGGGTGCCGCTCTGCCTGGACGCGTCGGACGTCATGCCGGCGGCGGTGCGGGACGCGTTCTACGAGGCGGTGCTGCTGACCGTGGCGCACCCCCGGGAGCCGGTGCTCCCGCGCCTGAAGGACATCCAGAAGGTGCAGGACGCCCAGCCCGACACCGTCCGCCGGCTCACCGGTGTGTGCGGGAGACCACAGTAG
- a CDS encoding serine protease — translation MGELRADWRLRLRRGGPKEDVSGAGVLIAQDRVLTCAHVVGERYTPMWVEFAENPGIPPVAARVAPDGWLDGREDIAVLALDSPRPQAEPAPLSRRLDRGGEVWLGGYAAPFDADGMWLSGRIGGLHGDWVQLDARTNAEVVRPGFSGAAVHTGREGARPESVVGLVVSWRGDLERELPTENDLAFSYMIPVDRIAQLVPLVAELSGPDGWDHAFAERLRRWFAGDGQPAVRFSVVPADGGRDRTLRHQLHRAHLVHHAGRGRPGELVETLVAQLRPPLYQRNRYRDWLLEGGDEPERSLAGRPAAAGPVLAVIGLDEDPDPVGLVRVLARVRTLGFRLLVVVRGTAGPGLDAVERDLLVPALDEHAEELVRRAEHTERDRAGLAGLIDSASVVPGPAVAPAVRRRELAALRALPDPHHRLTALRQLLRALRTDLDPHRGPGLPERRGDLGTRPGLPGPRTGPAGRP, via the coding sequence ATGGGGGAGTTGAGAGCGGACTGGCGGCTGCGGTTGCGTCGGGGCGGCCCGAAGGAGGACGTGTCCGGGGCCGGGGTGCTGATCGCCCAGGACCGGGTGCTGACCTGTGCCCACGTCGTCGGGGAACGGTACACCCCGATGTGGGTCGAGTTCGCCGAGAACCCCGGCATCCCGCCCGTCGCCGCCCGGGTCGCCCCGGACGGCTGGCTCGACGGCCGCGAGGACATCGCCGTCCTCGCCCTGGACAGCCCCCGCCCCCAGGCCGAACCCGCGCCGCTGTCCCGGCGGCTCGACCGCGGCGGCGAGGTCTGGCTCGGCGGCTACGCGGCGCCCTTCGACGCCGACGGCATGTGGCTCTCCGGCCGGATCGGCGGACTCCACGGCGACTGGGTGCAGCTCGACGCCCGGACCAACGCCGAGGTGGTGCGCCCCGGCTTCAGCGGCGCCGCCGTGCACACCGGACGCGAGGGCGCGCGCCCCGAGAGCGTCGTCGGCCTGGTCGTCAGCTGGCGCGGTGACCTGGAAAGGGAGCTGCCCACCGAGAACGACCTCGCCTTCTCGTACATGATCCCCGTCGACCGCATCGCTCAACTCGTCCCGCTCGTAGCCGAGTTGAGCGGACCGGACGGCTGGGACCACGCGTTCGCCGAGCGGCTGCGGCGCTGGTTCGCGGGGGACGGGCAGCCCGCCGTGCGCTTCAGCGTCGTCCCGGCGGACGGCGGGCGCGACCGCACCCTGCGCCACCAGCTGCACCGCGCCCACCTCGTCCACCACGCCGGGCGCGGCCGGCCCGGCGAACTGGTGGAGACCCTGGTCGCCCAGCTGCGGCCCCCGCTGTACCAGCGCAACCGCTACCGCGACTGGCTCCTGGAGGGCGGCGACGAACCCGAACGCTCCCTCGCCGGCCGGCCCGCGGCGGCGGGCCCGGTGCTCGCGGTGATCGGCCTGGACGAGGACCCGGACCCGGTGGGCCTGGTGCGCGTCCTCGCCCGGGTCCGCACGCTCGGCTTCCGGCTGCTGGTCGTCGTACGCGGCACGGCGGGACCGGGACTCGACGCCGTCGAGCGCGACCTGCTCGTCCCCGCCCTGGACGAGCACGCCGAGGAACTGGTGCGCCGGGCGGAGCACACGGAGCGCGACCGGGCCGGGCTGGCCGGCCTGATCGACTCGGCGTCCGTCGTCCCCGGCCCCGCCGTCGCCCCGGCCGTCCGCCGCCGGGAGCTCGCCGCCCTGCGCGCCCTGCCGGACCCGCACCACCGGCTGACCGCCCTCAGACAGCTGTTACGGGCCTTACGCACCGACCTCGACCCGCACCGGGGACCCGGCCTCCCCGAGCGGCGCGGCGACCTCGGCACGCGGCCCGGCCTCCCCGGCCCGCGTACCGGTCCGGCGGGGCGCCCGTGA
- a CDS encoding protein kinase, with protein MRIPCPHRRFTGGPCEGAVRPTGYCDTCGRDETAPGLPPLPAAPEDHGPAGLLGLPLLDPGTPAERLAAAEQPVRIVMTCSAKACGTAFVPPHTAAPPPDEGYCPVCGAPYSYRPELTKDGPPLQDQYRIRGPIAHGGQGWVYLAEDTHLEDFVAVKGLLNRYAERGAAQAGEERRSLVAIRHERIVQIRDFVSTTNADGTVSGGYIVMEDVGDRTLSALVESVRRGAFVLDIEHVVAYGCQILEALAHLHGMGFLYGDMKPSNVIHHLDGIKVIDLGGVRKAGSTDPPPVITPYYAAPETDGERPLTVAHDVHTVGVTLGELARWAVGDDVPGLGISSFRLAVARATAEDPEERFGTAEDMAGQLRGVLREIRALRGKRDQPEPSACFTPSTELLGARLGSVPDYAHWLSRPLPGRRATPPAPALDPGTPTPTEIARRLPVPRPYPGDPQAARFGVSSYDPGQPLAQPAEGERSVEICLHNARLLLGQEGDEAQAAAGEQVEAAAAIPGPGPVRQWRLSWHRGLVALRGADVREEERAAMLEAAHGHFAAVHRALPGEYAAKLALAYCAEQLGPHRRPVAGPSAYELFRAVHARNPSHVGAALGLARLALARGDRAAATEVLDLVPDESRDHTVARVAALRIRAARLAAGEHPLPGEAEIDAALTALGPVVPGDEAAWLLRTELYEWKLDAVRARAGAPPPRRGRLRMGLPPPAVPGERAVRAELEQCYRRLARQRRRPEEYEHLIDLSHAVRPQTRF; from the coding sequence GTGAGAATCCCGTGCCCCCATCGCCGCTTCACCGGCGGCCCCTGCGAGGGCGCCGTCCGGCCCACCGGCTACTGCGACACCTGCGGCCGCGACGAGACCGCCCCCGGCCTCCCGCCGCTCCCCGCCGCCCCCGAGGACCACGGCCCCGCAGGCCTCCTCGGACTCCCGCTCCTGGACCCGGGCACCCCCGCCGAACGGCTGGCCGCCGCCGAGCAGCCCGTGCGCATCGTGATGACCTGCTCGGCCAAGGCGTGCGGCACCGCGTTCGTCCCGCCGCACACCGCCGCCCCGCCCCCCGACGAGGGGTACTGCCCGGTCTGCGGGGCGCCCTACTCCTACCGCCCCGAGCTGACGAAGGACGGGCCGCCGCTCCAGGACCAGTACCGCATCCGCGGCCCCATCGCCCACGGCGGCCAGGGCTGGGTCTACCTGGCCGAGGACACCCACCTGGAGGACTTCGTCGCGGTCAAGGGCCTCCTCAACCGCTACGCCGAACGCGGCGCCGCCCAGGCCGGTGAGGAACGCCGCAGCCTGGTCGCCATCCGGCACGAACGCATCGTCCAGATCCGGGACTTCGTCTCCACCACCAACGCCGACGGCACCGTCTCCGGCGGCTACATCGTGATGGAGGACGTCGGCGACCGGACCCTGTCCGCCCTCGTCGAGTCGGTCCGGCGGGGCGCCTTCGTGCTCGACATCGAACACGTCGTCGCCTACGGCTGCCAGATCCTGGAGGCCCTGGCCCATCTGCACGGCATGGGTTTCCTGTACGGGGACATGAAGCCGTCCAACGTCATCCACCACCTCGACGGCATCAAGGTCATCGACCTCGGCGGCGTCCGCAAGGCCGGCAGCACCGACCCGCCGCCCGTGATCACCCCGTACTACGCCGCCCCCGAGACCGACGGCGAGCGGCCCCTCACCGTCGCCCACGACGTGCACACGGTCGGCGTCACCCTCGGCGAACTGGCCCGCTGGGCGGTCGGCGACGACGTCCCGGGCCTCGGCATCAGCTCCTTCCGGCTCGCCGTGGCACGCGCCACCGCCGAGGACCCCGAGGAGCGGTTCGGCACCGCCGAGGACATGGCCGGGCAGCTGCGCGGGGTGCTGCGCGAGATCCGGGCCCTGCGCGGCAAGCGCGACCAGCCCGAGCCCTCCGCCTGCTTCACGCCCTCCACCGAACTGCTCGGCGCCCGCCTGGGTTCGGTGCCGGACTACGCCCACTGGCTGAGCCGCCCGCTGCCCGGCCGCCGCGCGACACCGCCCGCGCCCGCCCTCGACCCGGGCACCCCGACACCCACCGAGATCGCCCGCCGGCTGCCGGTCCCCAGGCCCTACCCGGGCGACCCGCAGGCCGCCCGCTTCGGGGTCAGCAGCTACGACCCCGGCCAGCCGCTCGCCCAGCCGGCCGAGGGCGAGCGGTCGGTCGAGATCTGCCTGCACAACGCCCGGCTGCTGCTCGGCCAGGAGGGCGACGAGGCCCAGGCGGCGGCCGGGGAGCAGGTCGAGGCGGCGGCCGCCATCCCCGGTCCGGGACCGGTGCGGCAGTGGCGGCTCAGCTGGCACCGCGGCCTGGTCGCGCTGCGCGGCGCGGATGTGCGCGAGGAGGAACGGGCGGCGATGCTGGAGGCCGCCCACGGCCACTTCGCCGCCGTGCACCGGGCGCTGCCCGGCGAGTACGCGGCGAAGCTGGCGCTCGCGTACTGCGCGGAGCAACTCGGCCCGCACCGGCGGCCGGTGGCCGGCCCCTCCGCGTACGAACTCTTCCGCGCGGTGCACGCCCGCAACCCCTCGCACGTCGGCGCCGCCCTGGGCCTGGCCAGGCTCGCCCTCGCCCGCGGCGACCGGGCCGCCGCGACCGAGGTCCTGGACCTGGTCCCCGACGAGTCCCGCGACCACACCGTCGCCCGCGTCGCCGCCCTGCGCATCCGGGCGGCCCGGCTGGCGGCGGGGGAGCACCCCCTGCCCGGCGAGGCGGAGATCGACGCCGCCCTGACCGCTCTGGGCCCGGTCGTCCCCGGTGACGAGGCGGCCTGGCTGCTGCGGACGGAGCTGTACGAGTGGAAGCTCGACGCCGTACGCGCACGGGCGGGCGCCCCGCCACCGCGCCGGGGCCGCCTGCGCATGGGCCTGCCGCCCCCGGCGGTCCCGGGCGAACGGGCGGTGCGCGCGGAACTGGAGCAGTGCTACCGCCGGCTGGCCCGGCAGCGCCGGCGCCCGGAGGAGTACGAACACCTCATCGACCTGTCCCACGCGGTGCGGCCGCAGACGAGGTTCTGA